From a single Enterobacteriaceae endosymbiont of Donacia bicoloricornis genomic region:
- the rpsF gene encoding 30S ribosomal protein S6 translates to MKYYEIILMINPDQSDQINNITEYYKKFIIKNNGSISRFEDWGRRQLAYPILKLHKAHYILINIILNNNNIINNLEKNFRINENIIRYLIIKTKTDRKNISCVLKLKDKRQEKRNDVIKTI, encoded by the coding sequence ATGAAATATTATGAAATAATATTAATGATAAATCCAGATCAAAGTGATCAAATAAATAATATTACAGAATATTATAAAAAATTTATTATTAAAAATAATGGTTCTATTTCAAGATTCGAAGACTGGGGTAGGAGACAATTAGCTTATCCTATATTAAAATTACATAAAGCGCATTATATTTTAATAAATATTATTTTAAATAATAATAATATAATAAATAATCTTGAAAAAAATTTTAGAATTAATGAAAATATCATAAGATATCTTATAATTAAAACAAAAACAGATAGAAAAAATATATCTTGCGTTTTAAAATTAAAAGATAAACGGCAAGAAAAACGTAATGATGTCATTAAAACAATATAA
- the rpsR gene encoding 30S ribosomal protein S18 — MARYFRRRKFCRFTAEKIKEIDYKDIYLLKNFITESGKIVPSRITGTKAKYQRQLTKAIKLARYLSLISYTDHHK, encoded by the coding sequence ATGGCACGCTATTTTCGTCGTCGTAAATTTTGTCGTTTTACAGCAGAAAAAATTAAAGAAATTGATTATAAAGATATTTATCTTTTAAAAAATTTTATTACTGAAAGTGGGAAAATTGTACCTAGTAGAATTACTGGTACTAAAGCAAAATATCAACGTCAATTAACTAAAGCTATTAAATTAGCAAGATATTTATCTTTAATATCTTATACTGATCATCATAAATAA
- the rpsL gene encoding 30S ribosomal protein S12, which yields MVTINQLVRKNRKRKIIKTNVPALNSSPQKRGVCTKVYTTTPKKPNSALRKVCRVRLTSGFEVTSYISGEGHNLQEHSVILIRGGRVKDLPGVRYHTIRGSLDCTGVKDRKKSRSKYGTKKPK from the coding sequence ATGGTAACAATTAATCAATTAGTTAGAAAAAATAGAAAAAGAAAAATAATAAAAACTAATGTTCCTGCTTTAAATTCTTCTCCTCAAAAAAGAGGAGTATGCACAAAAGTATATACAACAACACCTAAAAAACCAAATTCTGCATTACGTAAAGTTTGTAGAGTACGATTAACAAGTGGTTTTGAAGTTACTTCTTATATTTCAGGAGAAGGACACAATTTACAAGAACATTCTGTTATTTTAATAAGAGGAGGTAGAGTAAAAGATTTACCTGGAGTTAGATATCATACTATTAGAGGTTCTTTAGATTGTACTGGGGTAAAAGATAGAAAAAAAAGTAGATCAAAATATGGAACAAAAAAACCTAAATAA
- the ung gene encoding uracil-DNA glycosylase: MNNKNFLWKFFFHQEKRKKYFIKLIKKINIDISNNKIIYPKKEYIFNIFKKINFNNLKVVIIGQDPYYGFNQANGLAFSVMPNINIPPTLKNIYKALKLDIPNFTIPNHGYLINWVKEGVMLLNSILTVEKEKPQSHANIGWEIFTNNVIRIINSHYKNIVFLLWGTYAKKKVHLITSRHLILTTSHPSPLSFYKGFSTCRHFSKTNEYLLLKRKKPINWNINKI, from the coding sequence ATGAATAATAAAAATTTTTTATGGAAATTTTTTTTTCATCAAGAAAAAAGAAAAAAATATTTTATAAAATTAATTAAAAAAATTAATATAGATATTAGTAATAATAAAATTATTTATCCTAAAAAGGAATATATTTTTAATATTTTTAAAAAAATAAATTTTAATAATTTAAAAGTAGTAATTATTGGTCAAGATCCTTATTATGGTTTTAATCAAGCTAATGGATTAGCATTTTCGGTAATGCCTAATATAAATATTCCTCCTACACTAAAAAATATTTATAAAGCTTTAAAATTAGATATTCCTAATTTTACAATTCCTAATCACGGGTATTTAATAAATTGGGTAAAAGAAGGTGTAATGTTATTAAATTCTATTTTAACTGTAGAAAAAGAAAAACCTCAATCACATGCTAATATTGGATGGGAAATTTTTACAAATAATGTAATAAGAATAATTAATTCTCATTATAAAAATATTGTTTTTTTATTATGGGGAACATATGCTAAAAAAAAAGTACATTTAATAACATCAAGACATCTAATTTTAACAACATCACATCCTTCTCCGTTATCTTTTTATAAAGGTTTTTCTACTTGTAGACATTTTTCTAAAACGAATGAATATCTTCTCTTAAAAAGAAAAAAACCTATTAATTGGAATATTAATAAAATTTAA
- the tusB gene encoding sulfurtransferase complex subunit TusB, with product MLYTLFNSPSSCNFSLLLNYLNQNDDLLLIQDGVIAGLKNSIFMEEITKVKQKMKILIFAINNDILARGLDVNISKKVVRIDYIEFVNLVIKNKKQIIW from the coding sequence ATGTTATATACCTTGTTTAATTCTCCATCATCTTGTAATTTTTCTTTATTATTAAATTATTTAAATCAAAATGATGATTTACTCTTAATCCAAGATGGAGTAATAGCTGGATTAAAAAATAGTATTTTTATGGAAGAAATTACTAAAGTAAAACAAAAAATGAAAATATTAATTTTTGCAATAAATAATGATATATTAGCTAGGGGTTTAGATGTAAATATTTCAAAAAAAGTTGTAAGAATAGATTACATAGAATTTGTTAATTTAGTTATAAAAAATAAAAAACAAATAATATGGTAA
- the tusC gene encoding sulfurtransferase complex subunit TusC, whose product MNKIAFIFSKSPYGNSIGKEGLDAVISISSLTEDIALFFIGDGILQIQKKQQTEKFLLKNYNISFGILKLCNINNYFVCSKSLEILGIKDYNQNNWILPIQIIKPLIWQKKINNYNIILNF is encoded by the coding sequence ATGAATAAAATAGCATTTATATTTTCAAAATCTCCTTATGGAAATAGTATTGGTAAAGAAGGACTTGATGCTGTAATTTCTATATCCTCATTAACTGAGGATATAGCTTTATTTTTTATAGGAGATGGTATTTTACAAATACAGAAAAAACAACAGACAGAAAAATTTTTATTAAAAAATTATAATATTAGTTTTGGTATTTTAAAACTATGTAATATTAATAATTATTTTGTTTGTTCAAAATCTTTAGAAATATTAGGAATAAAAGACTACAACCAAAATAATTGGATTTTACCTATTCAAATTATAAAACCATTAATATGGCAAAAAAAAATCAATAATTATAATATAATTCTTAATTTTTAA
- the htpG gene encoding molecular chaperone HtpG — protein MEKKETRSFQSEVKQLLHLMIHSLYSNKEIFLRELISNASDAIDKLKFKTLSNPNLYENDSSLKVQISINKEKKLIIINDNGIGMSREEVIENLGTIAKSGTKDFIKSLTLSSNKKSEINSQLIGQFGVGFYSAFIVSDKVSVKTRLAGCSSNKGVFWESTGEGKYYVANINKESRGTEIILHIRSKYDEFLDTWRIKTIINKYSEHIALPIEIKMYNKKEKKYYWEQINKAQALWLRNKTEISNTEYKEFYKQLTYDNLDPITWSHNHVEGKQEYTSLLYIPSNIPWDIRNRDYKNGLKLYVQRVFIMEDAEQLLPKYLRFTRGLVDSNDLPLNISREILQKNSIIHNMKITLTKKVLNMLMNLSKNKNIYDNFWKKFGVVFKEGPAEDINNKNIIIKLLRFSSTYNNNAEQNVSLEEYSKRMIKGQNKIYFLTSDNYISAKNSPHLEFFYKKGIEVLLLTDHIDEWMMSYITEFEGKNFQSISKQDDLSDEFIKQNDNIIKDEIKEKFKPFLKKIQDLLGEKIKKVKLTNRLINTPAIVTTDTNEMSTQMAKLFAAAGQKIPEIKYNFELNPNHILIKKIFKIKDEKYFSEFISLLLEEAILAEKGTLDNPHKFIGRINNFLSKI, from the coding sequence ATGGAAAAAAAAGAAACTAGAAGTTTTCAATCTGAAGTAAAACAATTATTACATTTAATGATTCATTCACTTTATTCAAATAAAGAAATTTTTTTAAGAGAATTAATTTCAAATGCTTCTGATGCTATTGACAAATTAAAATTTAAAACATTGTCTAATCCTAATTTATATGAAAATGATTCATCATTAAAAGTACAAATTTCTATAAATAAAGAAAAAAAATTAATTATTATTAATGATAATGGTATTGGAATGTCTCGTGAAGAAGTTATTGAAAATTTAGGTACAATTGCAAAATCTGGTACCAAAGATTTTATAAAATCTTTAACTTTATCTTCTAATAAAAAATCAGAAATAAATTCACAATTAATAGGACAATTTGGTGTTGGTTTTTATTCTGCTTTTATAGTTTCTGATAAAGTTTCTGTTAAAACTAGATTAGCAGGATGTTCTTCAAATAAAGGTGTTTTTTGGGAATCAACAGGAGAAGGTAAATATTATGTAGCTAATATAAATAAAGAATCAAGAGGTACTGAAATTATATTACATATACGTTCTAAATATGATGAATTTTTAGATACATGGCGTATAAAAACAATAATTAACAAATATTCAGAACATATAGCCTTACCAATAGAAATTAAAATGTATAATAAAAAGGAAAAAAAATATTATTGGGAACAAATTAATAAAGCACAAGCACTTTGGTTGCGTAATAAAACAGAAATTAGTAACACAGAATATAAAGAATTTTATAAACAATTAACATATGATAATCTTGATCCCATCACATGGAGCCACAATCATGTAGAGGGTAAACAAGAATATACTAGTTTATTATACATACCCTCAAATATCCCATGGGATATACGTAATCGAGATTATAAAAACGGATTAAAATTATATGTACAAAGAGTTTTTATTATGGAAGATGCAGAACAATTATTACCAAAATATTTAAGATTTACTAGAGGTTTAGTTGATTCTAATGATTTACCTTTAAATATTTCAAGAGAAATTTTACAAAAAAACAGTATTATTCATAATATGAAGATAACATTAACAAAAAAAGTTCTTAATATGTTAATGAATCTTAGTAAAAATAAAAATATATATGATAATTTTTGGAAAAAATTTGGTGTAGTCTTTAAAGAAGGTCCTGCAGAAGATATAAATAATAAAAATATTATTATAAAATTGTTACGTTTTTCTTCAACATATAATAATAATGCAGAACAAAATGTATCTTTAGAAGAATATTCAAAAAGAATGATAAAAGGACAAAATAAAATATATTTTTTAACATCAGATAATTATATTTCTGCAAAAAATAGTCCCCATTTAGAATTCTTCTATAAAAAAGGTATTGAAGTATTATTATTAACAGATCATATTGATGAATGGATGATGAGTTATATTACTGAATTTGAAGGGAAAAATTTTCAATCAATTAGTAAACAAGATGATTTGTCAGATGAATTTATTAAACAAAATGATAATATCATAAAAGATGAAATAAAAGAAAAATTTAAACCTTTTTTAAAAAAAATACAAGATTTATTAGGAGAGAAAATAAAAAAGGTTAAATTAACAAATAGATTAATTAATACACCTGCTATTGTAACTACAGATACAAATGAAATGAGTACCCAAATGGCAAAATTATTTGCTGCAGCAGGACAAAAAATTCCAGAAATAAAATATAATTTTGAATTAAATCCAAATCATATTTTAATAAAAAAAATTTTTAAAATAAAAGATGAAAAATATTTTTCTGAATTTATCTCTCTATTGTTAGAAGAAGCAATTTTAGCAGAAAAGGGTACTTTAGATAATCCTCATAAATTTATTGGTCGTATAAATAATTTTTTATCTAAAATATAA
- the rplI gene encoding 50S ribosomal protein L9: MKVILLDSILGLGKKSQIIDVKPGYARNFLIPKNKGIIATKDNINFLKKKLLEKKSKLLDILNKAKSKLKKFNNIKKIIIKAKSGKNGKLFGSIGKNDILNELKEIGLEISKKEVKLPKGGFKKIGEYNITFQFHEKISVEKIISIVNAK; this comes from the coding sequence ATGAAAGTAATTTTATTAGATTCTATTTTAGGTTTAGGTAAAAAATCTCAAATTATAGATGTTAAACCTGGTTATGCACGTAATTTTTTAATACCAAAAAATAAAGGTATCATTGCCACAAAAGATAATATTAATTTTTTAAAAAAAAAACTTTTAGAAAAAAAATCTAAATTGTTAGATATTTTAAATAAAGCAAAATCAAAATTAAAAAAATTTAATAATATAAAAAAAATTATTATTAAAGCTAAATCAGGAAAGAATGGTAAATTATTTGGATCAATTGGTAAAAATGACATTTTAAATGAATTAAAGGAAATAGGATTAGAAATTTCTAAAAAAGAAGTAAAATTACCTAAAGGAGGATTTAAAAAAATAGGAGAGTATAATATTACTTTTCAGTTTCATGAAAAAATTTCAGTTGAAAAAATAATTAGCATAGTAAATGCTAAATAA
- the fkpA gene encoding FKBP-type peptidyl-prolyl cis-trans isomerase, with product MKFFNKKISIFIILILSISLNLSTANAFKLNHTSWWNKNKTKTFTKKKIKNQKKKKVIENKKKEKKLKNDNEKMSYTLGFIIGKYLANTYQAQKTLRLVLEKKFILQGVSDSLENKNQLSNDEMERLLSVYEKNVKNFTPDEAEDEAKMSKIQGQKYIKNFLKKKNVKKTKSGLIYQIHKMGHGKKITNNKQIIVIKYTGKLADGTLFDSTEPNKPLFISLKKVITGWKEGLKYIRKGGKITLIIPPKLAYGSEVIAGIPPNSTLIFEIELVDIRNSMFTK from the coding sequence ATGAAATTTTTTAATAAAAAAATCTCAATATTTATTATATTAATTTTAAGTATTAGTTTAAATTTATCTACTGCAAATGCATTTAAATTAAATCATACATCATGGTGGAATAAAAATAAAACTAAAACTTTTACTAAAAAAAAGATAAAAAATCAAAAAAAAAAAAAAGTTATAGAAAATAAAAAAAAAGAAAAAAAATTAAAAAATGATAATGAAAAAATGTCCTATACTTTAGGTTTTATAATAGGAAAATATTTAGCTAACACTTATCAAGCACAAAAAACATTAAGATTAGTATTAGAAAAAAAATTTATTCTTCAAGGAGTTTCTGATTCTTTAGAAAATAAAAATCAACTTTCTAATGATGAAATGGAAAGATTACTTTCAGTATATGAAAAAAATGTTAAAAATTTTACTCCAGATGAAGCTGAAGATGAAGCAAAAATGAGTAAAATTCAAGGACAAAAATATATTAAAAATTTTTTAAAAAAAAAAAACGTTAAAAAAACTAAAAGCGGATTAATTTATCAAATACATAAAATGGGGCATGGTAAAAAAATCACTAATAATAAACAAATTATTGTTATTAAATATACAGGAAAATTAGCTGATGGTACTTTATTTGATAGTACAGAACCAAATAAACCCTTATTTATAAGTTTAAAAAAAGTAATAACTGGTTGGAAAGAAGGTTTAAAATATATCAGAAAAGGTGGAAAAATAACATTAATTATCCCTCCTAAATTAGCTTATGGATCAGAAGTTATTGCAGGAATACCACCTAATTCTACTTTAATATTTGAAATTGAACTTGTTGATATAAGAAATTCAATGTTTACAAAGTAA
- the aroK gene encoding shikimate kinase AroK translates to MAEKRNIFLIGPMGAGKSTIGRHLANLLKMDFFDSDQEIERRTGADINWVFDVEGEEGFRKREKKIINEITQKQGIILATGGGSIQSKETRKLLSSRGIVVYLKTTIEKQLSRTKRDKKRPLLQKNKNQLAKEILEKLAKKRNHLYDEIADIIIKTDEQSAKIVANQLINLLEKN, encoded by the coding sequence ATGGCAGAAAAAAGAAACATATTTTTAATAGGCCCTATGGGAGCAGGAAAAAGTACAATTGGACGTCATCTTGCAAATTTATTAAAAATGGATTTTTTTGATTCAGATCAAGAAATTGAACGTCGTACAGGAGCTGATATTAATTGGGTATTTGACGTTGAAGGAGAAGAAGGTTTCAGAAAACGTGAAAAAAAAATTATTAATGAAATAACTCAAAAACAGGGAATTATATTAGCTACTGGAGGAGGATCTATCCAATCAAAAGAAACAAGAAAACTTCTATCTTCTAGAGGTATTGTTGTATATTTAAAAACTACTATTGAAAAGCAATTAAGTCGTACTAAAAGAGATAAAAAACGTCCTTTATTACAAAAAAATAAAAATCAATTAGCTAAAGAAATATTAGAAAAATTAGCTAAAAAAAGAAATCATTTATATGATGAAATTGCTGATATTATTATAAAAACAGATGAACAAAGTGCAAAAATTGTTGCTAACCAACTTATTAATTTATTAGAAAAAAATTAA
- the tusD gene encoding sulfurtransferase complex subunit TusD, which produces MIFVILITEAPYNSQNSYSAYLFAKAVIQKKKIIKSIFFYRDGVCNSNKNIKFNDNKFDLITSWKELSIKYHINLYLCITSAKRRGLILEEKSNFNKENFINYGQNNIINNYFQITTLSTFTKSILTCDRLVQF; this is translated from the coding sequence ATGATTTTTGTAATATTAATCACAGAAGCTCCATATAATAGTCAAAATTCTTATTCTGCATACTTATTCGCTAAAGCAGTAATACAGAAAAAAAAAATAATAAAAAGTATTTTTTTTTATAGAGATGGGGTATGTAATTCTAATAAAAATATTAAATTTAATGATAATAAATTTGACTTAATTACTTCTTGGAAAGAATTAAGCATAAAATATCATATAAATTTATATTTATGTATTACTTCTGCTAAAAGAAGAGGTTTAATTTTAGAAGAAAAAAGTAATTTTAATAAAGAAAATTTTATTAATTATGGTCAAAATAATATAATTAATAATTATTTTCAAATAACTACTTTAAGTACATTTACAAAATCAATATTAACTTGTGATCGCTTAGTTCAATTTTAA
- the aroB gene encoding 3-dehydroquinate synthase: MGKTILVSTKKYNYPIIIDFNLFDKLLSFPFLKKGDSVMIVTNKIIFSLYFNKVVKQLHNIGVRINHVIIPDGEKYKTLITVNIIFTALIKNLHSRDTTLIALGGGVIGDITGFAASVYQRGVNFIQIPTTLLSQVDSSVGGKTAVNHILGKNMIGSFYQPSIVIINLNCLDTLSKREFSAGLAEVIKYSIIFDKNFFSWLENNINKLFNLDRKSILYCISKCCKLKSHIINKDEYEINKRALLNLGHTYGHAIEIELGYGKWLHGEAVSAGIVIAAITSKKLNLIRNKDIIRIINLLKKCNLPVKGPNDMGIKQYLKHIYRDKKIKKNKINIILPIKIGKAIIYNNISEKIISAAITENKKVNF; the protein is encoded by the coding sequence ATGGGAAAAACTATTTTAGTTTCAACAAAAAAATATAATTATCCAATTATTATTGATTTTAATCTATTTGATAAACTATTATCCTTCCCCTTTTTAAAAAAGGGAGATAGTGTTATGATTGTAACTAATAAAATAATTTTTTCTTTATATTTTAACAAAGTAGTTAAACAACTCCATAATATTGGAGTAAGAATAAATCATGTTATAATTCCTGATGGTGAAAAATATAAAACATTAATTACTGTAAATATTATTTTTACAGCATTAATTAAAAATTTACATAGTAGAGATACTACCCTAATTGCTTTAGGAGGAGGTGTTATAGGTGATATTACAGGTTTTGCTGCTTCTGTTTATCAAAGAGGAGTAAATTTTATCCAGATACCTACTACTTTATTATCACAGGTAGATTCCTCCGTAGGAGGTAAAACTGCTGTTAATCATATTTTAGGAAAAAATATGATAGGTAGTTTTTACCAACCTAGTATTGTAATAATAAATTTAAATTGTTTAGATACCTTATCTAAAAGAGAATTTTCTGCAGGTTTAGCAGAAGTTATAAAATATAGTATCATTTTTGATAAAAATTTTTTTTCTTGGTTAGAAAATAATATTAATAAATTATTTAATTTAGATAGAAAATCTATACTTTATTGTATAAGTAAATGTTGTAAATTAAAATCTCACATTATTAATAAAGATGAATATGAAATAAATAAAAGAGCATTATTAAATTTAGGCCATACTTATGGCCATGCAATTGAAATAGAACTAGGATATGGTAAATGGTTACATGGAGAAGCAGTATCTGCCGGAATAGTTATTGCTGCTATAACATCTAAAAAACTTAATTTAATAAGGAATAAAGATATTATAAGAATTATCAATTTATTAAAAAAATGTAATTTACCAGTAAAGGGACCAAATGATATGGGTATAAAACAATATCTTAAACATATTTATAGAGATAAAAAAATAAAAAAAAATAAAATTAATATTATTCTTCCTATTAAAATTGGTAAAGCTATTATATATAATAATATTTCAGAAAAAATTATTTCTGCTGCTATTACTGAAAATAAAAAAGTAAATTTTTAA
- the asd gene encoding aspartate-semialdehyde dehydrogenase — translation MKNVGFIGWRGMVGSVLIKRMLKKKDFNNINAIFFSTSQYGESVPDLNIKNKNQKLENAYNFEKLFELDIIVTCQGSEYTNEVYFKLRKIGWNGYWIDAASNLRTSDNAVIVLDPINLKNIQEKLNMGVKTFVGGNCTVSLMLMALGGLFENNLIDWISVSTYQAASGAGAKFIKELILQIKYISNIIPNLINDKSNNILNIEKKITENMNSSNFPKKNFHTSLINNLIPWIDKKINNSGQTKEEWKGQYETNKILNKTKKIPIDGICVRIATLRSHSQSFTIKLNQNLSIDNIHYIINSHNKWVKVIPNDFNDTINFLTPSFVSRKLDVVVGRIKKLNIDKNCFSIFSVGDQLLWGASEPLRRMLKLLI, via the coding sequence ATGAAAAATGTAGGTTTTATCGGTTGGAGAGGTATGGTAGGTTCAGTTTTGATAAAAAGAATGTTAAAAAAAAAAGATTTTAATAATATTAATGCTATTTTTTTTTCTACTTCTCAATATGGAGAATCTGTACCTGATTTAAATATAAAAAATAAAAATCAAAAATTAGAAAATGCTTATAATTTTGAAAAACTATTTGAATTAGACATAATTGTTACATGTCAGGGAAGTGAATATACAAATGAAGTTTATTTTAAATTACGTAAAATAGGCTGGAATGGTTATTGGATAGATGCGGCTTCTAATTTAAGAACATCAGATAATGCAGTTATTGTTTTAGATCCTATTAATTTAAAAAATATACAAGAAAAATTAAACATGGGAGTAAAAACTTTTGTCGGAGGTAATTGTACTGTTAGTTTAATGTTAATGGCTTTAGGAGGTTTATTTGAAAATAATTTAATTGATTGGATTTCTGTTTCTACATATCAAGCAGCATCAGGTGCAGGAGCAAAATTTATAAAAGAACTTATTTTACAAATTAAATATATATCTAATATAATACCTAATTTAATTAATGATAAATCTAATAATATTCTAAATATAGAAAAGAAAATTACAGAAAATATGAATTCTTCTAATTTTCCAAAAAAAAATTTTCATACTTCATTAATTAATAATTTAATCCCCTGGATAGATAAAAAAATAAATAATAGTGGTCAAACAAAAGAAGAATGGAAAGGACAATATGAAACTAATAAAATTTTAAATAAAACTAAAAAAATCCCTATTGATGGAATATGTGTTAGAATTGCTACTTTACGATCACATAGTCAATCATTTACAATTAAATTAAATCAAAATTTATCTATAGATAATATCCATTATATTATTAATTCACATAATAAATGGGTAAAAGTTATACCAAATGATTTTAATGATACTATCAATTTTCTTACTCCTTCTTTTGTAAGTAGAAAATTAGATGTAGTTGTAGGTAGAATAAAAAAATTAAATATAGATAAAAATTGTTTTTCAATTTTTTCAGTAGGTGATCAATTACTTTGGGGTGCATCAGAACCATTAAGAAGAATGTTAAAATTATTAATTTAA
- the dnaX gene encoding DNA polymerase III subunit gamma/tau has product MNSHVLAIKWRPQSFNDVVGQNHVIQAIKYSLLKKKIHPAWILSGSRGVGKTTIARIFAMGLSCLKGITHNPCGLCDNCMSIKNNSFLDLIELDSASKTKVEDIREILEIIYYLPVKGRYKIYIFDEFHMLSKHSFNALLKIIEEPPEYVKFIFATTELQKIPITIISRCMQFNLKLIEKDIILNQLKKILNKEKIKYDEEALNILSNTACGSMRDALSLTDQLMSMGSLTIKNVYLMLGLIKKEYLILLIYNFKTKKNNLIFNLIHKISMFNINWENIITEIMILIHNILKIKILNKNSNSFLKNLNFEKNIVIFYQKIINNFSENELKFLYKFLNTGKKNLYLAPNPKIGFEMIILEILIYFNSY; this is encoded by the coding sequence ATGAATTCTCATGTTTTAGCCATAAAATGGCGTCCTCAATCCTTTAATGATGTTGTTGGTCAAAATCATGTTATACAAGCTATTAAATATAGCTTATTAAAAAAAAAAATTCATCCTGCCTGGATTTTATCTGGTAGTAGAGGAGTTGGTAAAACAACAATAGCACGTATATTTGCAATGGGATTAAGTTGTTTAAAAGGTATTACCCATAATCCATGTGGATTATGTGATAATTGTATGTCTATTAAAAATAATTCTTTTTTAGATTTAATTGAATTGGATTCTGCATCTAAAACTAAAGTAGAAGATATTAGAGAAATTTTAGAAATAATTTATTATCTTCCTGTGAAAGGAAGATATAAAATATATATTTTTGATGAATTTCATATGTTATCAAAACATAGTTTTAATGCTTTATTAAAAATAATAGAAGAGCCTCCTGAATACGTAAAATTTATATTTGCAACAACAGAATTACAAAAAATTCCAATAACTATTATATCTAGGTGTATGCAATTTAATTTAAAATTAATAGAAAAAGATATAATCTTAAATCAATTAAAAAAAATTTTAAATAAAGAAAAAATTAAATATGATGAAGAAGCATTAAATATTTTATCAAATACTGCATGTGGTAGCATGCGTGATGCATTAAGTTTAACAGATCAATTAATGTCTATGGGTTCATTAACCATAAAAAATGTTTATTTAATGTTAGGATTAATAAAAAAAGAATATTTAATTTTATTAATATATAATTTTAAAACAAAAAAAAATAACTTAATTTTTAATTTAATTCATAAAATTTCTATGTTTAATATTAATTGGGAAAATATTATTACAGAAATAATGATATTAATACATAATATTTTAAAAATTAAAATTTTAAATAAAAATTCTAATTCTTTTTTGAAAAATTTAAATTTTGAAAAAAATATAGTAATATTTTATCAAAAAATTATTAATAATTTTTCAGAAAATGAACTAAAATTTTTATATAAATTTTTAAATACAGGAAAAAAAAATTTATATTTAGCACCAAATCCTAAAATTGGATTTGAAATGATTATATTAGAAATATTAATATATTTTAATAGTTATTAA